CCTGTTATCAAAGACAGAAGCGTTAAAATCGGCAGCATTAAGCAGCAAGCAAGCAGGCGAGGGATAACCAGGTAATCAATGGGATCAGTTTTTAAGATAAATAGAGCATCAATTTGCTCAGTTACCCGCATAGTACCTATTTCGGCTGCAAAGGCAGAACCGACTCTTCCCGCCAAAACCACTGCGGTTAGCACTGGTGATAGTTCTCGTGTCAATGCTACCGCCAGAACTCCGCCAACGAGATTAGCCGCGCCAAAGTTAATAAACTCCCGCGCTACCTGAATTGTAAACACTGCACCCACAAACACAGCTGTTAATAGGGCAATAAATAGGGAACCTGGACCAACAGCTGCCATTTGCTCTACAGTGTTGCGCCAATTAATTTTTCCTCTCAAAAGGTGAACTATTACTTGTCCACCCAGGAAAATCGCCGCCAGCAGTCGCTGACTCCATGCTCCTAAACTGGATTTGGATTTAGTCTCACTCAATGTTTTGTAGCTAACACAGTAACTGCATTAAGAATAGCGGATGTCGGTTGTTTTTGGTCATTAATCATTGGTCATTAGTCATTAGTCATTGGTCATTGGTCATTGGTCATTAGGAAGTTACCGTCTTCTCCCCCCTGCTCCCTGCTCCCTGCTCCCCTGCCTCTTTCCCCCCACTCCCCACACTCCACTCCACTTGGTGAAACATTAACTTAATTTAAAGCTCATCTCAGAAAGTAAAGTTGCGTAAGTCCTATTTTTCGCGCATTATTACGAAATATTATGGACTCAAAGCTTTGTTTTGCCTGGGTTTCAGAAAATTTTAGCTGTTTTCAGGCTCAAATAATCTGGCTTGACAGGTGGCTGTTTCTTTTAATGGAAACTTAAGATTTTTGACATATCTCCTGTTCAGGAGCGATCGCACGTATTGTGGAAGATGACATCTGAGTTTTCAGCGATTATTCACTTTATCAACGGAGCTTGCTGTAAATGTCTGTTTTCACCAACTTTCTCCGCTCCCTACTGCTGACTATGTTTTTTAGCTTTATCGCTCCCATGTCCTTAGTCGGCGGCCTCTTATTTCTTTTGCCCCTCATCGGTCACTTTCGGGCTTTACAAGGAGCAACTGAGGCTAGCGCCACTCGGATCATGCATTTTCTCGCTATCTTTGGCAGTGGTCATCCCCTTAATGGACTTCTAATCATTAGTTTGACTTGTAGTTTCGTCGGGGCGCTATTTGACACTTATGCTTATTACCGTTATCAAATTTCACGCATCGATTCTTAAATAATCTCAACACTTGTTTGAGTATTCACTGACAAATCAACCGCCTGCCATCTGTAACCAAAATTTTCGTTAGTATTGATAGGCTTAATATAACTAAGTTTTTTTAATAAATATTAATTAAATTATCAATACTTACTAAATCCTAAAATAATATGCTATTGCAGCATTTATTACTATTAATGAAAATTTAAACTTTATATTTCAATAAATATACGCAAAAAATCTAAAAATTTAATTAAGATTATCGAGAGCATCATGGCTACTGATTTTTTTGCCCAGAGCAAAGTCGGTCGTTTAAGCGCTGGGCATTTTATATTGAGTGTATTACAGAGGTTTTTTAACTGCTCATGGTCTGGCCTTTCAAGTCCAAATTTCGGAAACAAATTGCGCGAATTGAAATTACTGGTGCGATCGCTGGTTCTACTCGCAAACGGGTGTTAGAAGCCCTAAAAACCGTAGAAGAGAAAAAGTTTCCCGCTTTACTCCTACGCATCGATAGTCCTGGAGGTACAGTTGGAGATTCGCAAGAAATCTACAGCGCCCTCAAGAGGTTACGCAAGAAAATCAAAATTGTCGCCAGCTTTGGCAATATTTCCGCTTCTGGGGGTGTGTACATTGGCATGGGAGCCGAACATATCATGGCTAACCCTGGTACAATCACGGGGAGTATTGGCGTAATTTTGCGAGGTAACAACTTAGAACGCTTGCTGGAAAAAGTCGGTGTTTCTTTCAAAGTGATCAAATCTGGCCCTTACAAAGACATTTTGTCCTTTGACCGCCAACTGACTGCACCAGAAGAAACCATTTTGCAAGAGTTGATTGACATCAGTTATCAACAGTTTGTCCACACCATCGCCGAGGCGCGTTCTTTGGAAGTAGAAACTGTCAAAACTTTCGCTGATGGTCGAATTTTTACCGGAGAACAAGCTTTAGAATTAGGCGTTGTGGACCGCCTGGGAACTGAAGAAGATGCACGTTGCTGGACAGCAGAAATGGTGGGTCTTGATCCTGACAAAGCACCCTGTTATACCCTAGAAGAACGAAAACCTTTATTGAGTCGCGTTCTACCCGGAAGCCGTCAGGTTTCATCAGGACTGGGGGCGGGAATTAATTGGTTGGAATTTGAAATGTCTACCAGTGGTCTGCCACTGTGGTTATATCGACCATAAATAATTCACAGTCATTGGTCAATAGTCTTTGATTAATGACCAATGACTCATGACCGAAAAATTTTAGATTTTGGATTTTAAATTTTGGATTGGGAATTTTCGGTACAAGCTCCGCCTCTTTAGGGCGGAATTAAGCCAAAATACTCGCTGCGCTGCGTACGCTTCGCTAACGCCAATCTAAAATCCTCAGAGATATACACTTTAGGTTGGAGTAAATCCAAAATCCAAAATCGTAAATCCAAAATTGATGAACTCATGACTAATTAAGGAGGATATTGGCGTGGAGTGGCAAATGCGGGCGATTCGTGGAGCAACAACCGTTTCTGAAAACACCATTGCAGCGATTACAGAAGCGGTTACAGAACTCATAGATGAATTAGAACAACGAAATCAACTCCAGCCAGAGGAGATGATTAGTGTGACTTTCTCGGTGACGCGTGATTTGGATGCGATTTTTCCGGCGGCGATCGCGCGATCGCGTTCTGGATGGGATAATGTCGCTATGTTGGATGTACAGCAAATGCACGTTGAAGGTAGCTTACCGCGATGCATCCGGTTTCTCATTCACGCTTACCTCCCAGCCTCTACACCCATTCATCATATTTATTTACGCCAAGCTGCTAAATTACGTCCAGATTGGAGTTTATCCCAGCCGTTACAACCATCACAGCACATAGCTAAGTCAAAAGTTTAAAATACGGCTGTAAATTATATGTAAAAATTAGTACGAAATGAGCTATTACCGTGGTGATGCTGCTCAACATACTGCCATTGGCGGGAGAATGTTTACTGAGCGGGGAACTGGTGTTTGCGTGAAGCTAGAAGATTTTTTGAGCATTCTCTCCAAAATGGAGCAGCCACTGGTAATTTTCACGAGTGAAGGCTATTTCACCAAAATCTATAAGTATGTCACAGCATACAAAGGTTTTGTGTTTTTTGCCGAATCTTTAGACAAATTAGATTTTGCTAGCAATATTGAGGTAATTTACGCTCAAAATCTCCGCACTGATATTTGAACGACTGTGCGTCAATCTCAAGTCTATTTGGCTGTGTATAAAGTACGAAATACCAGCTATGCAACAGTCAGGTAGTGGCACAATTCATTATCTGGCTGTCGCTATCTTTTTCCCTCTTGAGTCCCTGAAGCTACTTTCAGGTTATTCGTTTGATTCGATTTAAGTTCATCGATATTTTCTGTTTGGATAAATTCGTCAAACAGGTTAAAAAACGTCTGTAAAGCAGTTTGTTGATCCTGCGAGAAAGATAAAATAATTTGATCCCAGGTTTGATTGGAAGTTTGATTAATTTTCTCCTGAATCCAGGATTGAAACTGTGAAAATTGCTGTTCTTGTGGCGTTTGAGGCATTCCCATCTGGCGACGGGCAAAGCAATAACCTGCTAAAAAAGTGCGGAGGTTGGAGATAGAAATTTGTCCCAAATACATGGCAGGACGTTTCCGAATTTTGCTGATTAGTTCATACAAATCAAACATTTTTCTCTCCTGCTTAAAATTCGGTTTCGGTGATTTGGAAATTGCCACCTAAATCTTGGACAGGGCAGTAAAGGTTATTTATCCAGTCTTTGCATTTAATCTCATAAAATTGTAGTTGTCCGTAGTCAAACGTAGCTATACCCGTCACTACAATGAACCTTAGTAATATCTTTCATTGTTGAAAATTCAACTCTAAAACCATTGATAACAATCTCACATCCGTTTTTTGTGGGAGTTTTAACACGACTTACATACTTTCCAGAAGTTATGTTTTTACGATCTTTGTGCAAAGTAGCCTTAACAAAATCTCCTGTAGAAACATGAGTGAATATTTTTTTAGGCTCAGTGCAAGGAAAACCAAATTTATTGATCCTACAGAATCTTCTGCAACTATGCCCCGTGCTTTTTACTGTTAAAATTTTTGTTGTCAGTATTTTGAGAGTTTCAACTTTTCCTACACAAGCAGCATCAATCCAATGAGTTTTAGGCAATCCTAAACGAGTTCTATTAAACTTAGTTAAACCTCCTGAACCTGTTGTTATAGGTAATCCAGTTTCTTTTAACTTATTAAATAAAGCCCATCTCGTTGAATTTACAGCAGACGCATCTTTTAGTGGACGCTTGGCTTGGGATAAAATTTGCTTCAACAACTCAGGCTTTTTTGCTAAAAACTTCTCAATATCTTGAGTACCTTTTTTGATATTGCATTTCTCACAAGCTAGACACAAATTAGAAATTCTATTAGTTCCTCCTTTGGCTTTTGGTTTAATATGCTCAACTTGTAAAGGGACATTTTCCGCAGTACAGTATGCACATTTTCTATTCCATTTATTCAAAAGATATTCACGGACTTCATACCCTTGTAACTCTCCCTGTTGATACTCAAAGCCTGATATCTCCGGGTTTTCTAGCTGCTGTAGGTCAAACCTAGCAAGCTCTTCAACTATGTCAGTTATTGGGGCAAAATTACATAATCTTTTAACCCAAGTGTTAATAGTTAAAACTCTATGGCTTAAAGAAGGTGCTAACCAACCTTGAGGTTTAGTGCGGTTAAGAAATCTAGCTTGACGATAACGAGTATGTCTAGAACGTCTTCCTCGCCTTACTCCTTTTCGAGTTTCTAGGCTTTCTTTAATAGCTAAACCTCTGTGTTGTAATTCCATACCCCAGATGACTTTATTATTTTGAACTAACGCAAAACCTGTAGTTTTACTCCCTGGATCTATTTTTAATTCAATCGGTTGAGTTGGAACTTCAGATTTAGGTTCTTTCAAAATTATGGTAAATGGAAATCTTCTAAATACAGCAGCTTTTTGTTGATTTAATAAAAAACGTGCATCTCCTGGATGAATTGGAGTAAGTGGTTTTTTGTTGGTATCAAGAACTAGAACAAAATTAGACATTTAAATTTCACCTTTTCAGGGTAATGTTTGCTTCAACCTTGTTATCTGAGCTTGTTATGCTAAATACACTATCCTTGCGGATTGTTTAATAAGTAGCAACATGGCAGGGGACTAGCGAATCCCAAGGTGTTATGACCTAGATAACGTTTACTCATGTTTTGAGTGGTNNNNNNNNNNNNNNNNNNNNNNNNNNNNNNNNNNNNNNNNNNNNNNNNNNNNNNNNNNNNGAAGACCTAGAAAGACAAAAGCAAGTTGTTGAATTATTTTGCGCTCAAAATGGTTGGCAATTTGAAATTATAGAAGACTTAGGTTCAGGCTTAAACTACAGCAAAAAAGGATTAAAGAGATTAATCCGATTAATTGTTGATAGTAAACTTGAACGTCTTGTTTTAACCCATAAAGATAGACTATTGAGATTTGGTAGTGAATTAATTTTTAGTTTGTGTGAACATTTTGGAACAGAAATAGTAATTATCAATAGAACTGAAGACTCAACTTTTGAAGAAGACTTAGCTCAAGATGTTTTAGAAATAATTACAGTTTTTAGTGCCAGACTGTATGGATCTAGAAGTCACAAAAACAAGAAAATTATAGAGGAGTTGAAAGAAGTTGCTGTTCGGCTTTAAAACTGAGTTAAAAATCAATAACCATCAGCGTACCCAACTACTTCAACATTGTGGTGTTGCTCGTCATGCTTGGAATTGGGGATTAGCTCTTACCAAACAGATATTAGAGCACAATAAGTTAAATCCTAATTCCAAAATAAAATTTCCTACTGCTATTGATTTACATAAATGGTTAGTAGCATTAGTAAAAAGTGAAAATCCCTGGTATTACGAATGTTCAAAATCAGCACCACAAGAAGCTCTACGAGCTTTAAAAACAGCATGGGATAGGTGCTTTAAAAAAATATCAGGAGTGCCTAAATTTAAGAGAAAGGGTAAACATGATAGCTTTACCTTAGAGGGTAGTGTCAAAAATTTAGAGTCAAATAAAATACAAGTACCGAAGATAGGAGTTCTCCAAAGTTATGAAAGACTACCTCAAAAAGAAATTAAATCAGTAACCATTAGTCGTAAGGCTAATAGATGGTTTATTAGTTTTAGATTTGATGTAGAAAAACAAGATAATAAAAACCTCAAAGTTGTGGGAGTAGACTTAGGTGTAAAAAATTTAGCTACTCTATCAACAGGTGAAATTATAGAAGGTGCAAAGTCTTACAAAAAATATGAATCTAAATTAAGCAGGTTGCAATGGTTAAACAGAAATAAAGTTATCAATTCAAACAATTGGAGAAAAGCACAACTAAAAATTGCTAAATTGCATCTGAAGATTGCCAACATTCGTAAAGATACATTACACAAACTTACTACTTTATTAGCCAAGAACCACGGCAAAGTGGTAATCGAAGATTTAAACGTATCTGGAATGTTGGCAAACAGGAAATTAGCAAAAGCAATCTCCGATATGGGATTTCATGAGTTTCGTCGTCAACTAACCTACAAGTGTGAATTGTATAGTTCTGAACTTGTCGTGGTTGATAGATGGTATCCCAGTTCTAAAACTTGTTCTAATTGCGGAACTAAAAAAGAAAATCTCACACTTAACGAAAGAGTTTTTCAATGTGAAAATTGCGGTTTTGAGTGTGATAGAGATTTAAACGCAGCTATCAATTTATCAAAAATTGATTTGTCAAAAGCTGTCAGTTAGACAGTGTTAGTCTGTGGACTGGATAATGCCGACATTACCAGGATGAAGCAGAAAGTAAACTTCAAACCCCATCTAGTACAAGTTATCTATTATAGAAAAGTCTAAATAGGTAAGTTTGAGTAAGTTTTATGTAACGGATAAGTACACAGCGTATAAATCTAAAACTCTCAGTGTCACCACTATTAACAAAGATTTCAAGAAAACTAGAAACCATATTGCTAGATTACCAACACATAAGCTTTTAACAAAGTGTTTTTCATCGTAGCACTATCATAGATAAAATTTTTAGGCAGTTTATAGAAGTAAGTTCATTGGGCAATATAGCGCGTCATATTCTTTAGGTAGGTAAACCACTACGCCAACGCTTCAACATCAAAGGCAAACGAGTTATGAACAACTTGAACAGTATTACCCTGCTACGAAAGCTTTGAAATTTTGGCAATAAATAGAGAAAAGCTGATGGATTCAGCCATAATCCTTTCTGCGTTAATAAGTACTGAACTAGATCGGTATCACTCAGAGCAAGTTTTAACTGTTCTGGTAATTCTAGACTGGATGGCAAACTGTTGGCACGGAAATCCGCTTTATATTTAGCATTAACCCAGCTTGGCTCTTTCCCTTTGTAAGTTTTCGATTGAGGATGACCAAATCCAATATTATAGGTGAAGGAAGTGGTGGAAATAATATGTACTTTGTGATGATAAAGAGCAGCAAGTGTGAATGTAATAACCCAATCTGTTTGTTTATTTTTTTCTAGCCAAAACTGATTGACCATTGTCATTTTAGTTTGGGATGTGGCTGGAATTTGATAAAAGCTGCCAAAAGGATTATGTTGGGCTGATTGATTAACTAGATCGAGTTCTTGCCAACGATCAAACCAAGTAGCAAATCCCAAGCAAAAAACACGATTAGACACGATAAAATCTGTATCGACTTGAGAATCAAATCCTGCTGGTAGGTTTGCATAGGCACTAATTGAACAGACTTGTTTACACTCGCGATAAGTTTCTAATAATCGGCACATCCGATCATAAAAATGTTCATTAGGAACAGTATCATCTTCTAAATAAACGAGAGAATTATGAGAAGAAAGAACCTCTGTTAAACCCAGAATTACATTTTGGTCACATCCTAAATTATTTTTTCTGGCGACTATATGAACTGGCACTAATGCAGAAAAATCTTCCAATAAGGAAATGCACTGTGCAATCAAAGGTTCATCATCTGACTTTCTTGCACCATCTATAAACCCAATTATTTTTGGAGGTAATAAGGATTGTTGGCTAATTGCAGTTAAAACCTCTTTTAACAGTTCTGGACGAGTAAAAGCTATGAGAACGATTGGAGGTAATTTGTCTGGCAATGGCACATCATCAAGAGAACTAGCTAATTTTAGATGATTACTCATCTTCAATAAAACTCCTGAGTAGTTAGGATTGACTTAAGATTGAATTAAATTGACTTAAACATCAATTATTTGAAATTTTCATCACTTATTATACATACATTTTCGGTAAAATCATGTTTTACATGAAAATGAATATACAAAGATCATAGAGTTTTTACCCATTCTTTATCAAAATCTAACCGGAACGTTAGTTTGAAGGGTATAAATTTCGGTTTGAAGACAAAGGTCAATTGATGGATAGCAGATCCAAGCGATCGCTAGCAATTATATTGGTTGACCCAGAGTGTTTCTGATCACAAAACTCTATAAGTATTCTTCCTGGGTTAATCAATGGGTGGCTCAAACTGGGGCGATAGCAAACGCCAGAGTGTGTGCCAAGACTCAGCGCGATCGCATCGCATCTCAAACAATCCATTCCGAGGCGCGTTCACCTAAATCCAGAGGAATACTCACAGCTTTACCCAGTCGGGGGCGATCGCGCGTTTGAGCAATAAATGTTTGGACTTGCACAACGCCACCCAAAGCCTGAAGATAATTAGCAATGCTATCAAGATGCTCTTGGTACTCAGCCTCAGTCAAGGGAAAAGAAGCTTGCTCCAGATACTTCCACATGACTTGCAGAAATATCTTCCCCTTGGTGCGCCGAAACTGGACATCGTAAGAATATCCCCATTTGTCAAGCAATAATTTGCGTAATTCCTGTCCTGTCATAGCTTTTCTCCATTAGATTTTACATTTAGTTATGATGTTACGTTCCGTAACTCAAGTATGATAGACATATAAAGAAATGTAATGCTAACAGAAGAGATGCTCAATATATCTTGGAATAAAGAAAATTAGCATCGTTGTAGGCGTTGGCATTTCCACTCAAACAGGAGTTGCTCAACTACTGGTACTCTTGTAAGAATGCTTAACAAAATACACAAAGAGCGCGTAGAATATGGCTCAATTTTCTGAATCAATGGACGTGCCAGATATGAGCCGTCGTCAGTTCATGAATTTGCTGACTTTTGGAACAGTGACTGGTGTAGCTCTGGGTGCATTGTATCCCGTAGTCAACTACTTTATTCCACCTGCTAGCGGCGGCGCTGGTGGCGGTACAACAGCGAAAGACGAGCTGGGTAACGATGTTAGTGTCAGTGGCTTTCTAGCAAGTCACAACGTAGGCGATCGCGCCCTAGTTCAAGGACTCAAGGGCGACCCCACCTATATGGTCGTAGAAAGCAAAGAAGCCATTGGCGATTACGGTATTAATGCTATCTGCACACACTTAGGTTGTGTTGTTCCCTGGAATGTGGCAGAGAACAAGTTTAAATGTCCTTGTCACGGTTCCCAGTACGATGCAACTGGTAAGGTGGTCAGAGGTCCAGCACCTCTATCATTGGCTCTCGCACACACCAAAACCGAAAACGACAAAATCGTCTTGACTCCTTGGACTGAAACCGACTTCCGTACCGACGAAGAACCTTGGTGGTCTTAATTAAGTGCTTCCTGACTGAGACGCAATCAATCCCGTCTGTACAAAAAAATCCTGAGTGAAAAGTCCAGACTTGAGACGATCACTCTTGACAAATGACCAATGACCAATGACCAATGACTAACTAATCGTTGTCCTTATAGAGATGAGAAATGCCCGTACCACAGCGAGTTTAACTCGCACTGCTAGAGCAATTATGCAAACATTGCTCATAGCGATCGCTACCTTGACATTTTACTTCACTAGCGATGTAGCCCTGCCCCAAAGCGCTGCGGCTTATCCCTTCTGGGCGCAACAAACCTATCCTGAAACCCCCCGCGAACCCACCGGGCGGATTGTCTGCGCTAACTGTCACTTAGCAGCTAAACCAGCAGAAGTAGAAGTTCCCCAATCAGTGTTACCTGATACCGTATTTAAAGCGGTGGTGAAAATTCCCTACGATACCAACATCCAACAAGTTGGTGCTGATGGTTCTAAAGTTGGTTTGAACGTCGGCGCTGTGTTGATGTTACCCGAAGGCTTCAAAATTGCACCTGAAGACCGCATTTCTGAAGAACTCAAAGAAGAAGTAGGCGATGTTTACTTCCAACCCTACACTGAAGACAGCGAGAATGTTCTTCTTGTGGGTCCAATACCCGGTGAACAGTATCAAGAAATTGTCTTCCCAGTTCTTTCTCCCAACCCCGCCACCGATAAGAATATTCACTTCGGTAAATATTCAGTTCACTTAGGTGCAAACCGGGGACGTGGACAAGTTTATCCTACTGGCGAAAAGAGCAATAATACCATTTACAATGCTTCCGCTACTGGCACAATCAGCAAGATTGCTAAAGAGGAAGATGAGTATGGTAATGCTAAATATCTAGTAAATATCCAAACAGAATCTGGCGATACTACTATTGATACAATTCCCGCAGGACCAGAATTGATTGTTTCTGAAGGTCAATCTGTAACTGCTGGTGATGCTTTGACTAATAACCCCAATGTTGGTGGATTTGGTCAAAAAGATGTAGAAATTGTATTGCAAGACGCAACCAGAGTTAAAGGCATGATTGCATTCATTGCTCTTGTCATGTTAGCTCAAGTTATGCTCGTGCTGAAGAAGAAGCAAGTTGAAAAAGTTCAAGCTGCTGAACTTAATTTCTAAATTCTTGGCTAAATTAATACTTTTGAGGACAGGCGAAATGCCTGTCTTTTTTTATATATGTAAGTGTTTTAGAGAATTCAGGATTTCACTTACTTACCACTGTAGAAAAAGGCAACTTCTTTCTCTTTTAAGGGTGCAAAACCTGCTTCTACAAGGAATTGATCGAGTTCTGCTTGAGGAATATGTTTTGCGCCAATTCGCACAATGCGCGATCGCATAGTATTAGATACGCCACTACGCTGTCTATTTCCCTCTAAAGCCATGACTTTGCTATACAATTCTAGCTTTTCAGGGGGAATGGGAGAACCATCAAAATCGATTCCCTGAGCGATCGCTTCATCGATAGCATCAGCACCCTTGGTTGTAGACATGGTAATTTATTCTCAAAACTATAGGTAGATTTTACCAGTCTGGTGACAGCACAAAAGCCAGAGGAGGGGAAATTATATCCCCTCTTGTGAATACTCGATTATTTTGACTGTTGCAGGTAGTTCAGGATGTGGTCAAGTTTCTGCTCCAATTCCCGATTATGCGCCTCCAACTTGGCAATTTGCTCCAAAAGTTGTTGATTTTCCGAAATTTCCGCTTTAGCCTGTAGTTTGCGAATATCGCGACCAAAACCCATTAATGCTGGCCGTTCTACATAAGTGACACGGTGCAGCACCCTCCAGGTTTTATTTGGTTTGCCGGCTTGGGCTTGACGCAACGCCCGCGCTTCTTCATCATTGCTTTGCAGCCATTCTGGGTCAACTACATAGCTAAAGAAATCGTGGAAATTTTCGGTGCTACTTTCCAAGTAGAAACTCATAAACCGATAGCGGTCAACTTTTTCCCCAGGTAGGATGGGGCGATCTTTGTAGTCGGTGATGCCTTTATATTCCAAACCTCCCAAATCTACATTCAACTCAAAACCTTTGCTCCGGGCTTCAGTTTTGTTCATGGTTTGGGTGAGATTTACCGTAGCTTGAGCAGTGAGTTCAGCCGTAGCTATAGCTCCAAATTTTGCTTCTGCTCCCAATGCAGCATTCATAGTAAAGGAGCCGCCAATAGTATGCTCTACAGTGTTGGCAAAGCTTTGTTGCTCAGTTCGCAGTCCACCGTCTGCATCCCAAACATAGGTATTGACAATGTTGCGTTTAGCTGCGCGAATTTGCAGGCTTTCCATGCGTTTCTGCCAACCAGCAAAACTGTTAGTAGCTTGTACTCGTTTCTCTTGGTCGCCGATTTTACTTTGAATCTCCGCTTGTTTAGCTTGGGTAGCCTTGCTTTGTGTCTCAACATTGGCATTGGCATTAGCCTGGAGATTTTGCAGCTTTTCCTCTTCAGCCTTTTTCTTTTCTTCCTCGGTCATCTGAGTACTAGGCTTGTCTTCTTCCCGTTGTAAACCAATGGTGGTGGGTGCATCGCCACTGTCAATATTGCGGTTTAAAGAGGTTTCATCGACTGTACGCACATCAAAGTTAGAGAAGTAAGATTCCCGTCGTTTATCCTCAGCTTCAATCGCGCGTTTCAGGTCATAAGCTTCTTGCAGACGGTAGTAACTGGCGGGATAAAGTGAGCCATACTGCGATCGCATTTCG
The window above is part of the Nodularia spumigena CCY9414 genome. Proteins encoded here:
- a CDS encoding MlaE family lipid ABC transporter permease subunit; translated protein: MSETKSKSSLGAWSQRLLAAIFLGGQVIVHLLRGKINWRNTVEQMAAVGPGSLFIALLTAVFVGAVFTIQVAREFINFGAANLVGGVLAVALTRELSPVLTAVVLAGRVGSAFAAEIGTMRVTEQIDALFILKTDPIDYLVIPRLLACCLMLPILTLLSLITGILGGLIIATSIYGIADTVFLDSARNLVGIWDIISALIKACCFGLLIAVIGCSWGLTTKGGAKGVGQSTTTAVVTSLLIIFTSNFFLSWLMFQGTGGALLQGF
- the sppA gene encoding signal peptide peptidase SppA, giving the protein MVWPFKSKFRKQIARIEITGAIAGSTRKRVLEALKTVEEKKFPALLLRIDSPGGTVGDSQEIYSALKRLRKKIKIVASFGNISASGGVYIGMGAEHIMANPGTITGSIGVILRGNNLERLLEKVGVSFKVIKSGPYKDILSFDRQLTAPEETILQELIDISYQQFVHTIAEARSLEVETVKTFADGRIFTGEQALELGVVDRLGTEEDARCWTAEMVGLDPDKAPCYTLEERKPLLSRVLPGSRQVSSGLGAGINWLEFEMSTSGLPLWLYRP
- the aroH gene encoding chorismate mutase codes for the protein MEWQMRAIRGATTVSENTIAAITEAVTELIDELEQRNQLQPEEMISVTFSVTRDLDAIFPAAIARSRSGWDNVAMLDVQQMHVEGSLPRCIRFLIHAYLPASTPIHHIYLRQAAKLRPDWSLSQPLQPSQHIAKSKV
- the iscB gene encoding RNA-guided endonuclease IscB, which produces MSNFVLVLDTNKKPLTPIHPGDARFLLNQQKAAVFRRFPFTIILKEPKSEVPTQPIELKIDPGSKTTGFALVQNNKVIWGMELQHRGLAIKESLETRKGVRRGRRSRHTRYRQARFLNRTKPQGWLAPSLSHRVLTINTWVKRLCNFAPITDIVEELARFDLQQLENPEISGFEYQQGELQGYEVREYLLNKWNRKCAYCTAENVPLQVEHIKPKAKGGTNRISNLCLACEKCNIKKGTQDIEKFLAKKPELLKQILSQAKRPLKDASAVNSTRWALFNKLKETGLPITTGSGGLTKFNRTRLGLPKTHWIDAACVGKVETLKILTTKILTVKSTGHSCRRFCRINKFGFPCTEPKKIFTHVSTGDFVKATLHKDRKNITSGKYVSRVKTPTKNGCEIVINGFRVEFSTMKDITKVHCSDGYSYV
- a CDS encoding IS607 family transposase produces the protein EDLERQKQVVELFCAQNGWQFEIIEDLGSGLNYSKKGLKRLIRLIVDSKLERLVLTHKDRLLRFGSELIFSLCEHFGTEIVIINRTEDSTFEEDLAQDVLEIITVFSARLYGSRSHKNKKIIEELKEVAVRL
- a CDS encoding RNA-guided endonuclease InsQ/TnpB family protein, which codes for MLFGFKTELKINNHQRTQLLQHCGVARHAWNWGLALTKQILEHNKLNPNSKIKFPTAIDLHKWLVALVKSENPWYYECSKSAPQEALRALKTAWDRCFKKISGVPKFKRKGKHDSFTLEGSVKNLESNKIQVPKIGVLQSYERLPQKEIKSVTISRKANRWFISFRFDVEKQDNKNLKVVGVDLGVKNLATLSTGEIIEGAKSYKKYESKLSRLQWLNRNKVINSNNWRKAQLKIAKLHLKIANIRKDTLHKLTTLLAKNHGKVVIEDLNVSGMLANRKLAKAISDMGFHEFRRQLTYKCELYSSELVVVDRWYPSSKTCSNCGTKKENLTLNERVFQCENCGFECDRDLNAAINLSKIDLSKAVS
- a CDS encoding DUF3067 family protein codes for the protein MTGQELRKLLLDKWGYSYDVQFRRTKGKIFLQVMWKYLEQASFPLTEAEYQEHLDSIANYLQALGGVVQVQTFIAQTRDRPRLGKAVSIPLDLGERASEWIV
- the petC gene encoding cytochrome b6-f complex iron-sulfur subunit produces the protein MAQFSESMDVPDMSRRQFMNLLTFGTVTGVALGALYPVVNYFIPPASGGAGGGTTAKDELGNDVSVSGFLASHNVGDRALVQGLKGDPTYMVVESKEAIGDYGINAICTHLGCVVPWNVAENKFKCPCHGSQYDATGKVVRGPAPLSLALAHTKTENDKIVLTPWTETDFRTDEEPWWS
- the petA gene encoding cytochrome f encodes the protein MRNARTTASLTRTARAIMQTLLIAIATLTFYFTSDVALPQSAAAYPFWAQQTYPETPREPTGRIVCANCHLAAKPAEVEVPQSVLPDTVFKAVVKIPYDTNIQQVGADGSKVGLNVGAVLMLPEGFKIAPEDRISEELKEEVGDVYFQPYTEDSENVLLVGPIPGEQYQEIVFPVLSPNPATDKNIHFGKYSVHLGANRGRGQVYPTGEKSNNTIYNASATGTISKIAKEEDEYGNAKYLVNIQTESGDTTIDTIPAGPELIVSEGQSVTAGDALTNNPNVGGFGQKDVEIVLQDATRVKGMIAFIALVMLAQVMLVLKKKQVEKVQAAELNF
- a CDS encoding DUF4090 family protein yields the protein MSTTKGADAIDEAIAQGIDFDGSPIPPEKLELYSKVMALEGNRQRSGVSNTMRSRIVRIGAKHIPQAELDQFLVEAGFAPLKEKEVAFFYSGK